A genomic window from Anas platyrhynchos isolate ZD024472 breed Pekin duck chromosome 13, IASCAAS_PekinDuck_T2T, whole genome shotgun sequence includes:
- the PSMD6 gene encoding 26S proteasome non-ATPase regulatory subunit 6, with product MPLENLEEEGLPKNPDLRIAQLRFLLSLRPRAPDPAARDELMAAVRQHDMAPYYEALCKSLEWQVDTELLNKMKKANEEELKRLDNELEDAEKILGESEIRDAMMAKAEYLCRIGDKEGALTAFRKTYDKTVALGHRLDIVFYLLRIGLFYMDNDLITRNIEKAKSLIEEGGDWDRRNRLKVYQGLYCVAIRDFKQAAELFLDTVSTFTSYELMDYKTFVTYTVYVSMIALDRPDLREKVIKGAEILEVLHSLPAVRQYLFSLYECSYAAFFQSLAIVEQEMKKDWLFAPHYRYYVREMRIHAYSQLLESYRSLTLGYMAEAFGVSVEFIDQELSRFIAAGRLHCKIDKVNEIVETNRPDSKNWQYQETIKKGDLLLNRVQKLSRVINM from the exons ATGCCGCTGGAGAACCTGGAGGAGGAGGGGCTGCCCAAAAACCCCGACCTGCGCATCGCGCAGCTCCGCTTCCTGCTCAGCCTCCGGCCCCGGGCGCCCGACCCCGCCGCGAGGGATGAGCTGATGGCGGCCGTGAGGCAGCACG ACATGGCTCCGTATTACGAAGCGCTCTGCAAGTCTCTTGAGTGGCAGGTAGACACGGAGCTGCTGAACAAGATGAAGAAAGCTAACGAGGAGGAGTTGAAACGTCTTGATAACGAATTAGAGGATGCTGAAAAGATCCTGGGGGAGAGTGAAATCCGAGATGCCATGATGGCCAAAGCTGAGTACCTGTGCAGGATCGGGGACAAG GAGGGAGCTCTGACTGCCTTCCGCAAGACTTACGACAAAACCGTGGCGCTGGGACATCGCCTGGATATCGTGTTCTATCTCCTCAGAATTGGCTTGTTCTACATGGACAACGACCTCATCACGCGGAACATCGAAAAGGCCAAAAG tcTAATAGAAGAAGGCGGGGACTGGGATAGGAGAAATCGTCTAAAAGTGTACCAGGGTCTGTACTGTGTAGCTATTCGAGATTTCAAACAGGCAGCGGAGCTCTTCCTCGACACAGTTTCAACGTTTACGTCCTATGAACTTATGGATTACAAAACGTTTGTAACATACACTGTCTATGTCAGCATGATTGCATTAGACAGGCCTGACCTTAGGGAAAAG GTTATTAAAGGAGCAGAGATTCTGGAAGTGTTACATAGTTTGCCTGCTGTACGACAGTATCTCTTCTCCCTTTACGAATGCAGTTATGCagcctttttccagtcactag ctATTGTAGAGCAAGAGATGAAAAAAGATTGGCTGTTTGCACCTCACTATCGATACTATGTACGGGAAATGAGAATCCATGCATACAGCCAGCTCCTTGAGTCTTACCGGTCGTTGACATTAGGATACATGGCGGAAGCATTTGGAGTCAGCGTAGAATTCATAGATCA gGAGCTTTCAAGATTTATTGCAGCTGGGCGATTACACTGCAAAATAGACAAAGTAAATGAGATTGTAGAAACTAACAG GCCTGATAGCAAGAATTGGCAGTACCAAGAAACCATCAAGAAAGGAGATTTGCTGCTAAACAGAGTTCAGAAACTTTCCAGAGTAATTAATATGTAA